A genomic window from Leptolyngbya sp. BL0902 includes:
- the moaC gene encoding cyclic pyranopterin monophosphate synthase MoaC: MTAPVDLSHLDAQGQAHMVDVSAKATTVRQAVAEAIVKMQPQTLATIEAGNAPKGDVLGTARIAGIMAAKQTANLIPLCHPLPIHGVEVAINPDASLPGYRIQATVNVKAETGVEMEALTAASVAALTLYDMAKALEKAMEIQSIRLLSKTGGKSSDYQAAAPQAR, encoded by the coding sequence ATGACCGCCCCCGTTGACCTCAGCCACCTAGACGCCCAAGGCCAAGCTCATATGGTGGATGTGAGCGCCAAGGCCACCACTGTGCGGCAGGCGGTGGCCGAAGCCATTGTTAAAATGCAGCCCCAAACCTTAGCCACCATCGAAGCGGGGAATGCCCCGAAGGGAGATGTGCTGGGGACGGCGCGGATTGCAGGCATTATGGCGGCAAAGCAAACGGCGAACCTGATTCCCCTGTGCCATCCGCTGCCCATTCATGGGGTGGAGGTGGCGATTAATCCCGATGCTAGTCTACCGGGCTACCGCATTCAGGCCACGGTTAACGTCAAGGCGGAAACCGGGGTGGAAATGGAGGCCCTAACGGCGGCCTCGGTGGCGGCTCTGACCCTGTACGACATGGCTAAGGCCCTGGAGAAGGCGATGGAGATTCAGTCCATCCGGCTGCTGAGCAAAACTGGGGGGAAATCCAGCGATTATCAGGCTGCTGCCCCCCAGGCTCGGTAG
- a CDS encoding alpha/beta hydrolase: MMYLPTALDPLTPADWGIDYDEVWIPVEADGAAGQLHGWWLPAEASPGLTVLYLHGNSGSIASNISQVQRLRLLGVSVLTVDYRGYGRSSGPFPNEARLYADAMAAYNFLIREKAVDPHHLIVYGHSLGGALAINLAIHASSLAGVVVEGTFTSMGDMAERSAYQNWFPVRTILTQHFESLAKVPHLTMPTLYIHGLADASVPATMGQALYQATPAPKELWLVPNADHNDLISQAGADFDHHLRQFIQRHILAASI; encoded by the coding sequence ATGATGTACCTTCCCACGGCTCTCGACCCGCTAACGCCAGCGGATTGGGGCATCGACTACGACGAGGTTTGGATTCCAGTGGAGGCCGATGGCGCAGCGGGGCAACTCCATGGTTGGTGGCTACCTGCCGAAGCTTCCCCTGGGCTGACGGTTCTCTATCTGCACGGCAACTCCGGCAGCATTGCTAGCAACATCAGCCAGGTTCAGCGTCTGCGCCTCCTAGGCGTCTCTGTGCTCACCGTAGACTACCGAGGCTATGGCCGTAGTTCTGGGCCTTTCCCCAACGAGGCCCGTCTCTACGCCGATGCCATGGCTGCGTACAATTTCCTAATTCGCGAAAAAGCCGTTGACCCCCATCATCTGATCGTCTACGGTCACTCCCTCGGCGGTGCCCTTGCGATTAATCTTGCCATCCACGCTTCCTCTCTGGCGGGGGTGGTGGTGGAGGGAACCTTTACCTCCATGGGCGATATGGCCGAACGATCTGCTTACCAGAACTGGTTTCCGGTGCGGACGATCCTCACCCAGCATTTTGAGTCGCTGGCCAAGGTGCCCCACCTAACCATGCCCACCCTCTACATTCATGGGCTGGCCGATGCCTCGGTGCCCGCCACCATGGGCCAAGCCCTCTACCAGGCCACCCCCGCCCCCAAGGAACTCTGGCTGGTGCCCAACGCCGACCACAACGACCTCATTTCCCAAGCAGGGGCCGACTTTGACCACCACCTGCGCCAGTTCATCCAGCGCCACATCCTGGCCGCCAGTATTTAG
- a CDS encoding FTR1 family protein, translated as MDFTAALPTFVITLREGVEAALVVGIVLACLAKAQRQALNRWVYLGVVAGLVGSVMIGIALGSGLQQLQQVLPSLQSILKPLLNVLFGAVAIIMLSWMLLWMTRQARSLKGEIEGTVQSALQDSQTAGWSLFSLVCIAVLREGFETVLFVFTNVEASTAAATGALAGLLGAALIGLALFRWGVRINLKQFFQVMGLLLLLIVGGLVVSVFKNLDAALAALSQIDRRAVDLCFSQTSCVLGPLVWDTSTLLSERQFPGLVLKTLLGYRDHLYLVQLLAYVGFWFTVGGSYFRSLSPQPVAKGSPTKPSPSQP; from the coding sequence ATGGACTTCACTGCCGCTCTGCCCACCTTCGTTATTACCCTGCGCGAGGGCGTAGAAGCGGCCCTAGTGGTGGGAATTGTGCTGGCCTGTCTGGCCAAGGCCCAACGACAAGCCCTCAACCGCTGGGTATATTTGGGTGTGGTAGCAGGGCTGGTGGGTAGCGTGATGATTGGGATCGCGCTGGGGTCTGGCCTACAACAGCTTCAGCAGGTGTTACCCAGTTTGCAAAGTATCCTCAAGCCCCTGCTCAATGTCCTATTTGGGGCGGTGGCCATTATTATGCTGAGCTGGATGCTGCTGTGGATGACTCGCCAAGCCCGCAGTCTCAAGGGTGAGATTGAAGGGACGGTGCAGTCGGCCCTGCAAGACAGCCAAACCGCTGGCTGGAGTTTGTTTAGTCTGGTCTGCATTGCGGTGCTGCGGGAGGGGTTTGAAACGGTGCTGTTTGTGTTCACCAATGTCGAAGCCAGTACGGCGGCGGCAACGGGGGCCCTGGCCGGACTGCTGGGGGCCGCACTCATTGGTCTGGCCCTCTTTCGCTGGGGCGTGCGGATTAACCTCAAACAGTTTTTCCAGGTCATGGGGCTGCTGCTGCTGCTGATTGTGGGCGGACTGGTGGTATCGGTATTTAAAAACCTCGATGCCGCCCTCGCCGCCCTCAGCCAGATTGACCGTCGGGCTGTGGATCTCTGTTTTTCCCAAACCTCCTGTGTCCTTGGGCCGCTGGTGTGGGATACCAGCACCCTGCTGTCAGAGCGACAGTTCCCCGGTCTAGTGCTCAAAACTCTGCTGGGCTATCGCGATCATCTTTATCTCGTACAGCTCCTAGCCTATGTGGGGTTTTGGTTTACCGTGGGCGGGAGCTATTTTCGTAGCCTCAGCCCTCAGCCTGTGGCCAAAGGCTCTCCCACCAAACCCTCCCCTAGCCAACCCTAG
- a CDS encoding response regulator transcription factor has translation MPRILVIDDDPAIAELVSVNLEMAGYDVNQAGDGIKGQALAVQLIPDLIMLDLMLPKVDGLTVCQRLRRDRRTAEIPVLMLTALSQTQDKVDGFNAGADDYLTKPFELDEMLARVRALLRRTDRIPQAAKHSEILNYGPLTLIPERYEAIWFDKTVKLTHLEFELLHCLLQRHGQTVSPSQILQEVWGYEPNDDIETIRVHVRHLRTKLEPDPRHPKYIKTVYGAGYCLELPASSSQAMAESAS, from the coding sequence ATGCCTCGTATACTCGTCATTGATGATGATCCCGCCATTGCAGAGCTAGTTTCTGTCAATTTGGAAATGGCTGGCTATGATGTGAACCAAGCTGGCGACGGCATTAAGGGGCAAGCCTTGGCGGTGCAGCTCATACCTGATTTAATTATGCTCGACCTGATGCTGCCCAAGGTAGATGGTCTAACGGTATGCCAGCGCCTCCGACGGGATCGGCGCACCGCTGAGATTCCGGTGCTGATGCTCACGGCCCTCAGCCAAACCCAAGATAAAGTTGACGGCTTCAACGCCGGAGCCGATGACTACCTAACCAAGCCCTTCGAGCTGGACGAAATGCTGGCCAGGGTACGGGCCTTGCTGCGCCGCACCGACCGCATTCCCCAAGCCGCCAAGCACAGCGAAATCCTCAACTATGGCCCCCTCACCCTCATCCCAGAGCGCTACGAAGCCATCTGGTTTGACAAAACCGTGAAGCTCACCCATCTAGAATTTGAGTTGCTGCACTGCCTGCTTCAGCGCCACGGCCAAACGGTCTCCCCCAGCCAAATTTTGCAGGAAGTCTGGGGTTACGAACCTAACGACGACATCGAAACTATCCGTGTCCATGTTCGCCACCTCCGCACCAAGCTAGAACCGGATCCACGCCATCCGAAATACATCAAAACCGTCTACGGTGCGGGCTACTGCCTAGAACTTCCCGCCTCTAGCAGCCAAGCCATGGCCGAGAGCGCGTCCTAG
- a CDS encoding SH3 domain-containing protein translates to MKILFLAANPRGTDQLQLDQEAKKIEDGLERSKLREQFTLVTKWAVDAESLRRAMLKEQPDIVHFSGHGAGDTGLVLVGQDGSPKPATAEALSGLFQIFHDVKCVLLNACFAEIQAKAIVEHIDYVIGMKRAVKDSTAIAFATGFYDGLGYGLDIEDAFKLGRNAIQFEVASFPNHRQVSQDSRDIELPDVEPYEAVDISEDLNPTLLKKDRLAKTDLGSVVASESLAEKLRAAETMNTTEAIDQYRSRVRDFLADQKLNPIEEFQLATLAKVLGISDLMANQVLKEEQQVIDAARKNYRAVFQETISKGYYPFSSQINQELKELQSQLGLSNADVEEITLPIILSYEKNRRTSGPRTTHPTPISYSPGPVRPFISSRNFILGALLAASGIVSTLLIINLPNPSPLPDMPETPPSQAQEPHPMGATPESDEVPAVISPGAQSVNIRAGRSANTDVVAILSRGEVFYTLPENGDWWPVRNTSGSLGYVRSSWISLDSVDSSSTPQPSRSTAVQPTPEPHPMGLTPGPNEVPAVIQNAQAVNIRSGRSNDASVVGTLSQGEVFQTIPQGQVGWWPVRKANGTLGYVYSTRIRLASDNSANFHPLDPRNPSAPTAVQRATIQTNDGFLVVRTDKTPQSPEVDRIVTGEVFETIPQSDTWWPVRTADGSLGYSNSAYIRLAE, encoded by the coding sequence ATGAAGATTTTATTTTTGGCCGCAAATCCACGCGGAACAGATCAACTTCAACTTGATCAGGAAGCTAAGAAAATTGAAGATGGCTTAGAGCGCTCTAAATTAAGAGAGCAATTTACCTTAGTTACCAAATGGGCTGTTGACGCCGAAAGTCTGCGTCGAGCCATGCTGAAAGAGCAGCCTGACATTGTCCACTTTTCTGGCCATGGTGCTGGCGATACAGGTCTTGTGCTTGTCGGACAAGATGGAAGTCCTAAGCCTGCAACTGCTGAAGCTTTATCTGGGCTTTTTCAGATCTTCCATGATGTTAAATGTGTTCTTCTGAATGCCTGCTTTGCCGAGATACAAGCAAAGGCTATCGTTGAACATATTGATTATGTTATTGGCATGAAGCGAGCAGTAAAAGATAGTACTGCTATTGCTTTTGCGACAGGCTTTTATGATGGCCTAGGTTATGGTCTAGATATTGAAGATGCTTTTAAACTGGGACGTAATGCCATCCAATTCGAGGTAGCCAGTTTTCCAAACCATCGCCAGGTAAGTCAAGACAGCAGGGATATCGAACTTCCCGATGTTGAGCCGTATGAAGCTGTCGATATTAGCGAAGATCTTAATCCCACCCTACTGAAAAAAGATAGATTAGCTAAAACCGACTTAGGTTCTGTTGTCGCCTCTGAATCTTTAGCCGAAAAGCTAAGGGCGGCTGAAACCATGAATACGACTGAAGCGATTGATCAGTATCGTAGTCGAGTCAGGGACTTTTTGGCTGACCAAAAGCTTAATCCTATTGAGGAGTTTCAGCTAGCTACTCTAGCGAAGGTTCTAGGGATTTCAGACCTGATGGCAAATCAAGTCCTCAAAGAGGAGCAACAGGTTATCGATGCTGCCCGCAAGAACTACCGGGCCGTCTTCCAAGAAACCATCAGCAAGGGCTACTATCCCTTTAGCTCTCAGATTAACCAAGAGCTCAAAGAGCTACAATCTCAGCTTGGATTGAGCAACGCTGATGTTGAAGAAATTACCCTGCCTATCATTCTCAGCTATGAAAAAAATCGCCGCACTTCTGGGCCTCGAACAACTCATCCCACCCCAATTAGCTACTCGCCTGGCCCAGTTCGTCCCTTTATTTCCAGCCGCAATTTTATCCTTGGGGCCCTGCTTGCGGCCTCTGGCATCGTGTCCACGTTACTGATTATCAACTTGCCCAATCCATCCCCCCTGCCTGATATGCCGGAGACGCCGCCTTCTCAAGCCCAAGAACCTCACCCAATGGGAGCAACTCCAGAATCGGATGAAGTACCTGCTGTCATCTCGCCAGGAGCTCAGTCGGTGAATATCCGCGCTGGACGGAGCGCCAATACTGATGTAGTTGCTATTCTTTCCCGTGGTGAGGTCTTCTACACGTTGCCCGAGAACGGCGACTGGTGGCCTGTGCGGAACACGAGTGGCAGCTTAGGCTACGTCCGCAGTAGCTGGATTAGCCTAGATTCAGTCGATAGTTCTAGCACCCCTCAACCTTCAAGATCCACTGCTGTTCAGCCAACGCCAGAGCCTCACCCCATGGGGCTAACTCCAGGCCCTAATGAGGTTCCAGCCGTCATCCAGAATGCTCAGGCTGTGAACATCCGGTCTGGACGCAGTAATGACGCCTCGGTAGTAGGTACGTTGAGCCAAGGAGAGGTTTTTCAAACGATTCCGCAGGGGCAGGTAGGATGGTGGCCCGTGCGGAAGGCGAACGGCACTTTAGGTTATGTTTACAGCACCCGGATTAGACTGGCTTCTGACAATTCAGCTAACTTTCACCCCCTAGACCCTCGTAATCCTAGCGCTCCCACGGCTGTGCAGAGAGCGACGATTCAAACCAACGATGGGTTTCTGGTGGTAAGGACGGATAAGACACCTCAATCCCCCGAGGTGGATCGGATCGTGACTGGGGAAGTATTTGAGACCATTCCTCAGAGTGATACTTGGTGGCCAGTGCGGACGGCAGATGGCAGCCTAGGGTATAGCAATAGCGCCTATATCAGGCTTGCTGAGTAA
- a CDS encoding pyridoxal phosphate-dependent decarboxylase family protein: MVPAGLPVHAFVHPLGQNRDAMVAVMQRVAEDITDYLAVAGQQGPMPLAEGSIYRTIPDQSGSLAELVDGLKEVMAGAMNPAHPSYLGHMDPLPTTVSILGDWVTAALNNNMLSVEMSPLLSRLEPLLMAEIAQMFGLGERSGGLLVSGGTLANLQALTVARNVKLGCLGGGIAGQAAPVMFASDMAHTSIQKAAMVLGLGLEGVILIPSSQGRMDVAALEQAIAQAQAQGQQPFAVVATAGTTVTGNIDPLPAIHQIAQAHDLWFHVDAAYGGALAFSPQHRHRLAGIEVADSVTFNPQKWLYVTKTCASVLFREMGLLQSHFRIPAPYMNTDADWVNLGEISVQGTRHPDVLKLWLSLQHLGKAGCAALVDHGYHLAALMVDHIHQRPYLALATEPEMNVLCFRGCPPDQPEDTWDAWNTGLQHFLLTEAEVFLSLPLWQGQRWLKAVLLNPFTTPDHIVALFDAIDRYAAAHGPSLP; this comes from the coding sequence ATGGTTCCTGCTGGTTTGCCTGTCCATGCCTTTGTTCATCCCCTAGGCCAAAACCGGGATGCGATGGTGGCGGTGATGCAGAGGGTGGCCGAAGATATTACGGACTACCTGGCGGTGGCTGGACAGCAGGGGCCAATGCCCTTAGCTGAAGGGAGTATCTATCGCACGATTCCTGACCAGTCGGGGAGTTTGGCTGAGCTGGTGGATGGTTTGAAGGAGGTGATGGCAGGGGCGATGAACCCGGCTCATCCCAGCTATTTGGGCCATATGGATCCCTTGCCTACCACGGTCTCCATCCTGGGGGATTGGGTGACAGCGGCCCTGAACAACAACATGCTGAGTGTGGAAATGTCGCCCTTGCTGTCGCGGCTAGAGCCGTTGTTGATGGCGGAAATTGCCCAGATGTTTGGGCTGGGAGAACGATCTGGGGGGCTTTTGGTCAGTGGAGGCACTCTGGCTAATTTGCAGGCGTTGACGGTGGCTCGCAATGTGAAGTTGGGCTGTCTGGGCGGGGGCATCGCCGGACAGGCGGCTCCGGTGATGTTTGCCTCTGATATGGCCCACACCTCCATTCAAAAGGCCGCGATGGTGCTGGGGTTGGGGCTAGAAGGGGTGATCCTCATTCCAAGTAGCCAGGGCCGGATGGATGTGGCAGCCCTGGAGCAGGCCATTGCCCAGGCTCAGGCCCAGGGCCAGCAGCCCTTTGCAGTAGTTGCCACGGCGGGAACCACCGTGACGGGCAATATTGATCCCCTGCCTGCTATTCACCAGATCGCCCAGGCCCACGACCTCTGGTTCCATGTGGATGCGGCCTATGGTGGAGCCCTAGCCTTTTCGCCCCAGCATCGTCATCGGCTGGCGGGAATTGAGGTGGCTGACTCTGTCACCTTTAATCCTCAGAAGTGGCTGTATGTTACCAAAACCTGTGCCTCGGTGCTGTTTCGGGAAATGGGCCTCCTCCAGAGCCATTTCCGCATCCCGGCCCCCTACATGAACACCGATGCCGACTGGGTCAACCTGGGGGAAATTTCGGTGCAGGGCACCCGTCATCCCGATGTGCTGAAGCTGTGGCTGTCGTTGCAGCACCTGGGCAAGGCGGGTTGTGCAGCCCTGGTAGACCACGGCTACCACCTGGCGGCGCTGATGGTGGATCATATTCATCAGCGACCCTACCTGGCTCTTGCGACGGAACCGGAGATGAACGTCCTGTGCTTTCGGGGCTGCCCGCCCGACCAGCCCGAAGATACCTGGGACGCCTGGAATACCGGACTGCAACACTTTTTGCTGACGGAGGCCGAAGTGTTTCTGTCGCTGCCGCTGTGGCAAGGGCAACGGTGGCTGAAGGCGGTGCTGCTGAATCCCTTCACCACGCCAGACCACATCGTTGCCCTGTTTGATGCCATCGACCGCTATGCCGCCGCCCATGGGCCATCGTTGCCCTAG